A region of bacterium DNA encodes the following proteins:
- a CDS encoding AAA family ATPase encodes MKNLTVNALETLQRAQAKAFELSHAQLEPLHLLWALLSETGLATNVLRGLEMDPALVARTADKELQSLPKVQVKDVPSPSRELQMVLLEADQLAGKANKGSSGDGGAMTGTRELLLAVANDKGRAGSVLKTFDATPAKIARALEQIGADQAYQGDDESGVADANDSALGKYARDLCAAARAGKIDPIIGRDEEIRRVIQILSRRTKNNPVLIGLPGVGKTAVVEGLARRLVEGDVPEGLKGKRLLALDMGALIAGTKYRGEFEDRLKKVIKEVTEQEGEILLFIDEMHTLVGAGATGGAMDASNILKPALARGELHCVGATTIDEYRQHIEKDPALERRFQPVMVEEPTWEQAVAILRGLKERYETHHGIRITDGAIVAAVKLSQRYIADRMLPDKAIDLMDEAASRLRMEIDSVPSEVDDLQRNLNQLEMERLALEKETERTAVARRELIDRQLGELKDDLGQVRARWEQEKKAIDAIRALQKSQEGLLLELETAERRGDLARASELKYGGMKGVEAQLAAAREELKTVQGEHPLLKEEVDEDDIAELVARWTGIPAQRLVEDEVAKLRDMESRLAARVVGQDEAVSKVARTIRRSRAGLTDRGRPLGSFLFLGPTGVGKTELAKTLTAELFGDETHLVRLDMSEYMERHAVARMIGAPPGYVGYESGGQLTEAVRRHPYSVILLDEVEKAHPEVMNVLLQLLDDGRLTDGKGRVVDFRNTLVIMTSNLCQGEEYAARPGDDQNEARLLEGLSGHFRPELLNRLDGIVRFGSLGREQVARIVRLELAKVARSLKEQEIALEVTDEAVAWLAERGFDPVFGARPVKRVIQREVQDRVADLILSGEVGADAVIGMDVAGDGLVARVKK; translated from the coding sequence ATGAAGAACCTGACCGTCAACGCCCTCGAGACCCTGCAGCGCGCCCAGGCCAAGGCGTTCGAGCTGAGCCACGCCCAGCTGGAGCCGCTGCACCTGCTCTGGGCCCTGCTGAGCGAGACCGGGCTGGCCACCAATGTGCTGCGCGGGCTGGAGATGGACCCGGCGCTGGTGGCGCGGACGGCCGACAAGGAATTGCAGTCGCTGCCCAAGGTGCAGGTGAAGGATGTGCCATCGCCCAGCCGCGAACTGCAGATGGTGCTGCTGGAGGCCGACCAGCTGGCGGGCAAGGCCAACAAGGGTAGCAGCGGCGATGGCGGCGCCATGACCGGCACGCGCGAACTGCTGCTGGCCGTGGCGAACGACAAGGGCCGTGCCGGCAGCGTGCTGAAGACGTTCGATGCGACGCCGGCGAAGATCGCGCGCGCGCTCGAGCAGATCGGCGCCGACCAGGCGTACCAGGGCGATGACGAGAGCGGTGTTGCCGATGCCAACGACAGCGCGCTGGGCAAGTACGCGCGCGACCTGTGCGCGGCGGCGCGGGCGGGGAAGATCGACCCCATCATCGGGCGCGACGAGGAGATCCGGCGCGTCATCCAGATCCTGAGCCGGCGCACGAAGAACAATCCCGTGCTGATCGGTTTGCCGGGCGTGGGCAAGACCGCGGTGGTGGAGGGGCTCGCGCGTCGGCTCGTGGAAGGCGACGTGCCCGAGGGCCTGAAGGGCAAGCGGCTGCTGGCGCTGGACATGGGTGCACTGATTGCCGGGACCAAGTACCGCGGTGAGTTCGAGGACCGCCTGAAGAAGGTCATCAAGGAAGTGACCGAGCAGGAGGGCGAGATCCTGCTGTTCATCGACGAGATGCACACGCTGGTGGGCGCGGGGGCCACGGGCGGCGCGATGGACGCATCGAACATCCTCAAGCCGGCACTGGCGCGCGGCGAGCTGCACTGCGTGGGCGCCACGACCATCGACGAGTACCGGCAGCACATCGAGAAGGACCCGGCGCTCGAACGGCGCTTCCAGCCGGTGATGGTGGAGGAGCCGACCTGGGAGCAGGCGGTGGCCATCCTGCGCGGGTTGAAGGAGCGGTACGAGACGCACCACGGCATCCGCATCACCGATGGCGCCATCGTGGCGGCGGTGAAGCTGTCGCAGCGGTACATCGCCGACCGCATGCTGCCCGACAAGGCCATCGACCTGATGGACGAGGCCGCGAGCCGGCTGCGCATGGAGATCGACTCGGTGCCGAGCGAGGTGGACGACCTGCAGCGGAACCTGAACCAGCTGGAGATGGAGCGGCTGGCGTTGGAGAAGGAGACCGAGCGAACGGCGGTGGCGCGGCGCGAGCTGATCGATCGGCAACTGGGCGAACTGAAGGACGACCTGGGCCAGGTGCGTGCGCGCTGGGAGCAGGAGAAGAAGGCGATCGACGCCATCCGTGCGCTGCAGAAGTCGCAGGAAGGCCTGCTGCTCGAGCTGGAGACGGCCGAGCGGCGCGGCGACCTGGCGCGCGCCAGCGAGCTGAAGTACGGCGGCATGAAGGGCGTCGAGGCGCAGCTGGCCGCCGCGCGCGAGGAACTGAAAACGGTGCAGGGCGAGCACCCGCTGCTGAAGGAAGAGGTGGACGAGGACGACATCGCCGAACTGGTGGCGCGGTGGACGGGCATTCCGGCGCAGCGCCTGGTTGAAGATGAGGTGGCGAAGCTGCGCGACATGGAATCGCGCCTGGCCGCGCGCGTGGTGGGGCAGGACGAGGCCGTGTCGAAGGTGGCGCGCACCATCCGTCGCTCGCGGGCAGGCCTGACCGATCGCGGGCGGCCGCTGGGTTCGTTCCTGTTCCTGGGGCCCACCGGCGTGGGCAAGACGGAGCTGGCGAAGACGCTGACCGCCGAGCTGTTCGGCGACGAGACGCACCTGGTGCGGCTGGACATGTCGGAGTACATGGAGCGGCACGCGGTGGCCCGCATGATCGGCGCGCCGCCGGGATACGTTGGTTACGAGAGCGGTGGGCAGCTGACCGAGGCTGTGCGTCGGCATCCGTATTCGGTGATTTTGCTGGATGAAGTCGAGAAGGCGCATCCCGAAGTGATGAACGTGCTGCTGCAGCTGCTCGACGACGGGCGGCTGACCGACGGCAAGGGGCGCGTGGTCGACTTCCGCAACACGCTGGTCATCATGACCTCGAACCTGTGCCAGGGTGAGGAGTATGCGGCCCGGCCGGGCGACGACCAGAACGAGGCGCGGCTGCTCGAGGGATTGAGCGGGCACTTCAGGCCGGAACTGCTGAACCGGCTGGACGGCATCGTGCGGTTCGGATCGCTGGGCCGCGAGCAGGTGGCGCGCATCGTGCGGCTGGAACTGGCGAAGGTGGCGCGGTCGCTGAAGGAGCAGGAGATTGCGCTCGAGGTGACGGACGAGGCGGTGGCCTGGCTGGCGGAGCGGGGGTTTGATCCGGTGTTTGGGGCTCGGCCGGTGAAGAGGGTGATCCAGCGCGAGGTGCAGGATCGGGTGGCGGATCTGATTCTGAGCGGGGAGGTGGGGGCGGATGCGGTGATCGGGATGGATGTCGCGGGGGATGGGCTGGTGGCCCGGGTCAAGAAGTGA
- a CDS encoding GNAT family N-acetyltransferase has protein sequence MTPPTLRTTRLVLRRPAPDDIEPLFAILSDPATMRYWSTPPHADREVTRHWLERTIAEAHDEFVMVLGDRLIGNVGFWRDPEVGFVLDQAFTGRGYAYEATQAVLARAFGVRGLSVVTADVDPRNEASLKLLARLGFAETGRKAGTFQIGDEICDSVYLALTAGNLPGPRAG, from the coding sequence GTGACGCCGCCAACCCTCCGAACAACCCGCCTTGTCCTGCGCCGCCCGGCACCGGACGACATCGAGCCGCTCTTCGCGATCCTCTCGGATCCAGCCACGATGCGGTACTGGTCGACGCCGCCGCACGCGGACCGCGAGGTGACCCGGCACTGGCTCGAGCGGACGATTGCCGAGGCGCACGACGAGTTCGTGATGGTGCTCGGCGACCGGCTGATCGGCAACGTCGGCTTCTGGCGCGATCCCGAGGTCGGCTTCGTGCTCGATCAGGCGTTCACAGGCCGGGGCTACGCCTACGAGGCGACCCAGGCCGTGCTTGCGCGCGCGTTCGGGGTGCGCGGACTGTCGGTGGTCACTGCCGACGTGGACCCGCGCAACGAGGCTTCGCTGAAGCTCCTGGCGCGGCTCGGGTTCGCGGAGACCGGTCGCAAGGCGGGCACGTTCCAGATCGGCGACGAGATCTGCGACAGCGTGTACCTGGCGTTGACCGCGGGGAACCTGCCGGGGCCGCGCGCCGGGTGA
- a CDS encoding erythromycin esterase family protein, protein MLRSAVRLLLALSVIAALTTTSAVAANEDLNLGFETGAPGGTPRGWFAGGDGYEAALVSDNPHGGEQCLRLTAVSSPRAFGVATNGFPVADAAGHTVTFSGWIRTEGVSDGFAGLWWRVDGPDRKSLAFDNMQDRPVTGDTEWTQYTITLPVAPEAVNINFGCLLPGKGTAWFDDLTVELDGVPYAQEKTALFAANDEQVAWLAANAHPFATDNPVYDNSDLAFLGDVVGSAHLVSLGESTHGTAEFFRLKHRLVRCLAEEHGFTQFAIEASMPEAERLNRYVLTGEGDPAALVAGMYFWTWRTEEVLAMVRWMRQYNEQGGHIEFHGFDMQSPGLAMRTVQDLAQAHAPDLVADVAANYAELRGLARAAASGGSGYAQLPERLRTDINALRPRLEERRAALAAAVGDSTAAWALHCARLVEQYVEMCGGDGSTRDRCMAENVDWLLDRAGPDARMALWAHNGHISRVGYGMGSAMGTHLSRRHGADVVSCGLLFGAGTYTAWKSKGDVGAFGTSPAAPGSVEWAFGRTGQPRLALDLRRAERGSPASGWVWEPADMRSIGAMAMDDAFSSGVPGDHYDVLFYVQDSTPSVLLDVETPSSWAMWD, encoded by the coding sequence ATGCTGCGTTCCGCCGTCCGCCTGTTGCTGGCTCTCTCCGTCATCGCCGCGCTCACGACCACGTCCGCCGTTGCCGCCAACGAAGACCTCAACCTCGGCTTCGAGACCGGCGCCCCCGGCGGCACGCCGCGCGGCTGGTTCGCCGGCGGCGACGGTTACGAAGCCGCGCTGGTCAGCGACAATCCCCACGGCGGCGAGCAATGCCTGCGCCTGACGGCCGTCTCGTCTCCGCGCGCCTTCGGCGTCGCCACCAATGGCTTTCCTGTCGCCGACGCTGCCGGCCACACGGTGACGTTCAGCGGCTGGATCCGCACCGAGGGCGTCAGCGACGGCTTTGCCGGGCTGTGGTGGCGGGTCGACGGGCCCGACCGGAAGTCGCTCGCCTTCGACAACATGCAGGACCGCCCGGTCACCGGCGACACCGAATGGACGCAGTACACCATCACCCTGCCCGTGGCGCCTGAAGCGGTGAACATCAACTTCGGGTGCCTCCTGCCGGGCAAGGGCACGGCCTGGTTCGACGACCTGACCGTGGAACTGGACGGCGTGCCCTACGCGCAGGAAAAGACCGCGCTGTTCGCCGCCAACGACGAGCAGGTGGCCTGGCTGGCCGCCAACGCGCACCCGTTCGCCACCGACAACCCCGTGTACGACAACAGCGACCTCGCCTTCCTCGGCGACGTGGTCGGCTCCGCGCACCTGGTCAGCCTGGGCGAGAGCACGCACGGCACGGCCGAGTTCTTCCGGCTGAAGCACCGCCTGGTCCGCTGCCTGGCCGAGGAACACGGCTTCACGCAGTTCGCCATCGAGGCGAGCATGCCCGAAGCCGAGCGCCTGAACCGCTACGTGCTGACCGGCGAGGGCGACCCCGCCGCACTCGTCGCCGGCATGTACTTCTGGACGTGGCGCACCGAGGAAGTGCTCGCCATGGTCCGCTGGATGCGGCAGTACAACGAGCAGGGCGGGCACATCGAGTTCCACGGTTTCGACATGCAGTCGCCGGGTCTGGCCATGCGCACCGTGCAGGACCTGGCCCAGGCCCACGCGCCCGACCTCGTGGCGGACGTGGCCGCGAACTACGCCGAACTGCGCGGCCTGGCCCGCGCGGCCGCGTCGGGCGGCAGCGGCTACGCCCAGCTGCCTGAGCGCCTGCGCACGGACATCAACGCCCTGCGTCCACGCCTGGAGGAGCGCCGCGCCGCGCTGGCCGCCGCCGTCGGCGACTCGACCGCGGCCTGGGCGCTGCACTGCGCGCGGCTCGTCGAACAGTACGTGGAGATGTGCGGCGGCGACGGCTCGACGCGCGACCGCTGCATGGCCGAGAACGTCGACTGGCTGCTTGACCGCGCCGGACCGGACGCGCGGATGGCGCTGTGGGCCCACAACGGACACATCTCGCGTGTGGGCTACGGCATGGGCAGCGCCATGGGCACGCACCTTTCGCGCCGGCATGGTGCCGACGTGGTTTCGTGCGGCCTCCTGTTCGGCGCCGGCACCTACACCGCGTGGAAGTCCAAGGGCGACGTCGGGGCCTTCGGCACGTCGCCGGCAGCGCCCGGCTCGGTCGAATGGGCCTTCGGCCGCACCGGCCAGCCGCGCCTGGCGTTGGACCTGCGCCGGGCCGAACGCGGCTCACCCGCCTCGGGCTGGGTGTGGGAGCCCGCCGACATGCGGAGCATCGGCGCCATGGCCATGGACGACGCCTTCTCCAGCGGTGTGCCCGGCGATCACTACGACGTGCTGTTCTACGTGCAGGACTCGACGCCCTCGGTGCTGCTCGACGTGGAAACGCCGTCGTCGTGGGCGATGTGGGATTAG
- a CDS encoding methylglyoxal synthase, with protein MIPKTVALVAHDNRKKDLAEWVAYNYGTLADHHIVCTGTTGKLIEETLARRAVEEGGPEPQPIMKLRSGPLGGDQQLGAMIAENRIDVLIFFWDPMEPQPHDVDVKALLRIAVVYNVPIACNRSTADFVVSSPLLGRPYQPIVKDYSGYLKRELD; from the coding sequence ATCATCCCCAAGACCGTGGCCCTCGTCGCCCACGACAACCGGAAGAAGGACCTCGCCGAGTGGGTGGCCTACAACTACGGCACGCTGGCCGACCACCACATCGTCTGCACCGGCACCACCGGCAAGCTGATCGAGGAGACGCTGGCGCGCCGCGCCGTCGAGGAGGGCGGGCCGGAGCCGCAGCCCATCATGAAGCTGCGCTCGGGGCCCCTGGGCGGCGACCAGCAGCTGGGCGCGATGATCGCCGAGAACCGCATCGATGTGCTGATCTTCTTCTGGGACCCGATGGAGCCGCAGCCGCACGACGTCGACGTGAAGGCGCTGCTGCGCATCGCCGTGGTCTACAACGTGCCCATCGCCTGCAACCGGTCGACGGCCGACTTCGTGGTCTCGTCGCCGCTGCTCGGGCGGCCGTACCAGCCCATCGTGAAGGATTATTCGGGGTACCTGAAGCGGGAGCTCGACTGA